A window of Oncorhynchus masou masou isolate Uvic2021 chromosome 19, UVic_Omas_1.1, whole genome shotgun sequence genomic DNA:
ACTACTGGAGGAGCAGCTTTAGCTGGTAAAATTACACTTATTCAAATAACATTAACTTATACTTACACAGTAAGGTAAAGTAGAAACGAAACATCATAATTGATTCTAAATAGCCTATGCATAGGGTGCATACTACGCAGTACGTTTTGATGATCAAACTGCATAACAGCAATAATCTATCCTAGAGTTAATAATATTACAAATACACGAATGGTGTTAGTgtacaaataaaacaaaaaaaacaagagatTACCACCGTTTTTTCTAGAAACGTCCCTTTGGTAAATCCAGATGCAACAGCTACAATGTTGCCTCTACGGTGAGGAAAGTTCAGCTTCATGCTCTGTCCCCTTTAGACCACACATTTAACGCACATCCTATCCATATGGATAGAATGTGTGTTAAAGATGTGGCTCCACACTACTTTTTAATAATGTTCAGAGCATCAGGGCATAGGtttcacccccccaaaaaacgaatgtaatcacttttttttttttttactgttttcaccactgtgtctgtgtttacTCAGGATCTGGTGACGTGACGGGTGACACGTTTGGCTACGTGACGGGCGTCCTGGCTGTGATCATCCACGCCTCCTACCTGGTCTTGATCCAGAAGACCAGCACAGACAGTGAATATGGTCCCCTCACGGCCCAGTACTCCATCGCCATCATGGCCTCCCCAGTTCTCTTAATCTGCTCCATTGTCAGCATGGACTCCATCAACATGTGGAGCTACACGGGCTGGAGTAACCCCTTCATCTCAGGCATCTTCTCCCTCTGCATAGTCATCGGCTGTGCCATGAACTTCACTACGCTGCAATGTACCTACATCAACTCGGCCGTCACCACCAGCTTTGTGGGAGTGGTGAAGAGCATCGCCACCATCACAGTGGGCATGGTGGCCTTCAGCGACGTGGAGCCCACCAGCCTGTTTGTTGCCGGTGTTGTGGTCAACACTGTGGGCTCCATCACCTACTGCATCGTCAAGTACTTTGAGACCAGGAGGAAGACCCTCTACCAGGACCTAGAGGAGCAAAGCAAGGACGAGAGTCTGCCTGGACAAACTTACATTGAGAAGAAGCCTCCCAACGGAGACCTGGAGCCCTTGCCCAATGGTCACGGATGGTCCGATGAAGGATCGATTGAACAGGTCCCCACACAGGACCACCTCCTCAATGATCAGAGCCTCAGTGACTACCCACTTCCAGACACCAGCAACAGCATGGGGTCTGTAGAACTCCAGAGAGAGGCCTTTCATAACGAGAATCGGGCCAACCAGGCCAACCAGTCTGTGAGTGACAGTTACCTAAGGGTGTGTAGGTCCATCCGTAACCTGCAGTTCTTGAACAACGACACCTTAATAGATAATATGGAGGTGCAGAGCCCTTAATGGGGAATCACTCTAATTTCAAACGGTGCATGTTTTGTCAGTCTTTTCTGTTTGTATGTTTTTTCTGTTATTTGTAAGACTGGTTGGACATTGGGCACTGATTTAATGTTTAGAGATCTGTATTTTTCTCATGAACATGCGCTTATGGAAGCAGCAAAGTATTTTTGAGAAGATGGAGTGTTTATATGAATTGGAAAAAATATACTGACTATTTATAAAAGCAtttatgtttaaatgttttatatgGATTTATCAGTCATATTAATAACAGGTAAATTGTTATTAATTGATTGATGGTAAATTGCTAAAACTAGGGGTCAAAGACATCTGATACCATAATAATGGAATACCTCCCAACAACTATTTTGCTGTATGGTAAACAAAATGAATTGTCTGTGTGACAGTGCATCGGGTATGGTTGATATGTATTTACATGTTATAAAAAGATTAATACCAGTTTTTGTTTGAATCATTTTATTTTCACAAAATGTTACTGCCTGTCCAGATTCTGTAAAGTCCATGAATTGTGATATTTGGCAAGTGAAGAGCAATAGAAACTTCCATTTGCATGTACaatgcaaaatacatttaaatgtttttatgaAACTCTTCCACTGTGATGTTGGCCTCTTCTTTACGATAAATCCATTACATTGAAATCCATGGTAAATGTTTTAGCCAAATTGCCTTTCCATTGTGAAATCTTTTTGACTTACCAACAATAGATAACTGTTTTGGTAAGGTTCACTTAACATCAACACAATATAGGCGTACTGAACATTTCTCCCTGGGGCAGATAGATATGAGGTAATTGTATTTGTGAGGAGATCATTATCATTAGAGCATATAGATCCTCAATGTCAACATTAGATTGGAAAGAGACTAGAGAATGACTTCCATCCTACGGAACACATCACTTCTCTTACCGGGTCATTAGTCAAAGTACACCACAACAATTCCCTCAGAGAAAGTCTCAAAACAGCTATTTCACATCACACCCAAGGAGGATGCCTGTGTCAGGATTAAAGTAATACTGCACACGTAGCTGTAAAGTAATGCATTCTCCAGTATGTCTTAGAACCCCTCCTTATCTAAACGTATGCAGTGAGAGTATGTCCTTCCAGAGTAcctgcagggagaggagaaggagaagtgtGAGGAATTGGTCCCCTCATCAACCAGAAAGAGAGAGGCCTGCAGTCAGCACATTAGTTGCAGGAAAATCCCAAAGTGCCTTTGAAATGCTCCATTGGGACTCTTGAAGTACAGATAAACCAGGAACTCTGAGAGCTGATAACAGAGGACTTCAAGAAACTGGAACAGAAAAAAATTCATCTTTGTAAAGGAAAAGGAGGGGGGGTTCAGTCAAGGGGGTTCAGTCAAATGGCCAGGAAAGGAAACACCATGCCTGAATGGTTTTTAAATTAAACAATATTCAAGATTGGCTCTTATGCTGCATTCCGAAATTATATTTTCAATTATGCTGTTATCCGGGCATTCTTTCTGTAGACCACTGATTGTGGGATATTTAAACACCTCATTAACCATATCTGCATGGATGCTCCTAACTCTGTACAATCCATACCATGCAGCTACACTTTCTCATTTTGGCCTGCCCATCAACGCAGCCTCTTCCTAATCCTCATCTATGTGATAAGGAAACTACTTTAATGAAATGTAATCTGTTTTTCCATTTTCCATTTTTGCTACCACTTACaggtccttcagaaagtattcacaccctttacttattccacattttgatgtgttaca
This region includes:
- the LOC135505570 gene encoding solute carrier family 35 member D3-like codes for the protein MEVCKGRLLGISVAVAHGFFSGSLNILLKFLITTYNFNYLTLIQCLTSTLAAITLEILRRLGKVDIPPFSLQLAKVFGGVCILSTLQSTLTLWSLRGLSLPMYVVFKRCLPLVTLGIGVFVLKNGIPSVGVITAVLITTGGAALAGSGDVTGDTFGYVTGVLAVIIHASYLVLIQKTSTDSEYGPLTAQYSIAIMASPVLLICSIVSMDSINMWSYTGWSNPFISGIFSLCIVIGCAMNFTTLQCTYINSAVTTSFVGVVKSIATITVGMVAFSDVEPTSLFVAGVVVNTVGSITYCIVKYFETRRKTLYQDLEEQSKDESLPGQTYIEKKPPNGDLEPLPNGHGWSDEGSIEQVPTQDHLLNDQSLSDYPLPDTSNSMGSVELQREAFHNENRANQANQSVSDSYLRVCRSIRNLQFLNNDTLIDNMEVQSP